A stretch of the Malus sylvestris chromosome 10, drMalSylv7.2, whole genome shotgun sequence genome encodes the following:
- the LOC126587357 gene encoding protein PYRICULARIA ORYZAE RESISTANCE 21-like isoform X2, whose product MGEKEKVTIMVLKVDLQCHKCYKKVKKVLRKFPQIQDQIYDEKQNQVVIKVVCCSPEKIRDKICYKGGSVIKSIEIKEPEKPKPQLADKPKGIEKPKEADKSKPADTPKEVQKSIPQMELVKHSPLYMQPVPYVPGYPPPVQACCMDCYQGRACGSWHSGYGGGPSPYIQYDGYYGRPVYDSYGSGNRGYYEENPSACTIM is encoded by the exons ATGGGGGAAAAGGAAAAG GTTACGATTATGGTGCTGAAGGTGGATCTTCAGTGTCACAAATGCTACAAGAAGGTCAAAAAAGTTCTTCGTAAATTCCCTC AAATACAAGATCAGATATATGACGAGAAGCAAAACCAAGTGGTGATCAAAGTGGTATGCTGCAGTCCTGAAAAGATAAGGGACAAGATTTGCTACAAAGGTGGGAGTGTTATCAAAAGCATCGAGATCAAAGAGCCCGAGAAGCCCAAGCCACAGCTTGCAGACAAACCTAAAGGCATAGAAAAACCCAAAGAGGCCGACAAATCTAAACCGGCAGACACACCCAAGGAGGTCCAGAAGTCTATACCACAGATGGAGCTAGTGAAGCATTCTCCTCTTTATATGCAGCCGGTTCCTTATGTGCCAGGGTACCCACCGCCTGTTCAAGCGTGTTGTATGGATTGTTACCAGGGGCGTGCATGTGGGTCGTGGCATAGTGGTTATGGCGGGGGGCCATCCCCGTACATCCAGTATGATGGTTATTATGGGAGGCCTGTGTATGACAGTTACGGCAGTGGCAACAGAGGGTATTATGAAGAAAATCCctcagcttgcacaatcatgtaA
- the LOC126587357 gene encoding protein PYRICULARIA ORYZAE RESISTANCE 21-like isoform X3 yields MGEKEKVTIMVLKVDLQCHKCYKKVKKVLRKFPQIQDQIYDEKQNQVVIKVVCCSPEKIRDKICYKGGSVIKSIEIKEPEKPKPQLADKPKGIEKPKEADKSKPADTPKEVQKSIPQMELVKHSPLYMQPVPYVPGYPPPVQACCMDCYQGRACGSWHSGYGGGPSPYIQYDGYYGRPVYDSYGSGNRGYYEENPSACTIM; encoded by the exons GTTACGATTATGGTGCTGAAGGTGGATCTTCAGTGTCACAAATGCTACAAGAAGGTCAAAAAAGTTCTTCGTAAATTCCCTC AAATACAAGATCAGATATATGACGAGAAGCAAAACCAAGTGGTGATCAAAGTGGTATGCTGCAGTCCTGAAAAGATAAGGGACAAGATTTGCTACAAAGGTGGGAGTGTTATCAAAAGCATCGAGATCAAAGAGCCCGAGAAGCCCAAGCCACAGCTTGCAGACAAACCTAAAGGCATAGAAAAACCCAAAGAGGCCGACAAATCTAAACCGGCAGACACACCCAAGGAGGTCCAGAAGTCTATACCACAGATGGAGCTAGTGAAGCATTCTCCTCTTTATATGCAGCCGGTTCCTTATGTGCCAGGGTACCCACCGCCTGTTCAAGCGTGTTGTATGGATTGTTACCAGGGGCGTGCATGTGGGTCGTGGCATAGTGGTTATGGCGGGGGGCCATCCCCGTACATCCAGTATGATGGTTATTATGGGAGGCCTGTGTATGACAGTTACGGCAGTGGCAACAGAGGGTATTATGAAGAAAATCCctcagcttgcacaatcatgtaA